A genomic stretch from Marinobacter fonticola includes:
- the queG gene encoding tRNA epoxyqueuosine(34) reductase QueG, producing MLTESLDTLARQIPVWAQELGFQDVGITEADTGDHGDRLKEWLDAGRNGEMAYMADHGAKRYRPDELLPGTRRVISVRMDYLPSPDSPALTLKDAEKAYISRYTLGRDYHKLIRKRLAQLAKRIDNALEGYNHRAFVDSAPVLERALAQRAGLGWFGKNTMLIHPKAGSFFFLGEILTSAPLPVSEPFETEHCGSCSACLDICPTNAFDGPHRLDARRCISYLTIELKGSIPEELRAKMGNRVFGCDDCQLVCPWNKFSKPTDKEDFQPRHNLDNSDLAELFLWSEDEFLKRTEGSAIRRTGYEGWLRNLAVGLGNAPSTIPVVEALRQRADHPSELVREHVQWALRQHGITS from the coding sequence ATGTTAACTGAGTCGCTAGACACATTAGCGCGCCAAATCCCTGTTTGGGCACAGGAACTCGGCTTTCAGGATGTCGGTATCACCGAAGCGGATACCGGCGATCATGGTGATCGCCTGAAAGAATGGCTCGACGCCGGCAGGAACGGCGAAATGGCCTATATGGCCGATCACGGCGCCAAACGCTATCGCCCCGACGAACTGCTACCCGGCACCCGTCGGGTCATTTCCGTTCGCATGGATTATTTGCCATCGCCGGATAGTCCGGCACTGACACTCAAAGATGCCGAGAAAGCCTATATTTCCCGCTACACCCTCGGCCGCGATTACCATAAGTTGATCCGCAAGCGCCTTGCGCAGCTTGCAAAGCGTATCGACAACGCGCTTGAGGGTTACAACCATCGTGCCTTTGTCGACAGTGCGCCGGTTTTGGAGCGCGCCCTGGCCCAACGCGCAGGCCTGGGCTGGTTCGGCAAGAACACCATGCTGATTCACCCAAAGGCTGGCTCATTCTTCTTTCTCGGTGAAATTCTAACCAGTGCGCCGCTACCCGTTAGCGAACCTTTTGAGACCGAACACTGCGGCAGCTGTTCAGCCTGTCTGGATATCTGCCCCACGAATGCTTTCGACGGCCCGCATCGTCTCGATGCCCGGCGCTGCATCAGCTATCTGACAATCGAACTCAAAGGCTCGATACCCGAGGAATTGCGCGCAAAGATGGGCAACCGCGTCTTTGGTTGCGACGACTGCCAACTGGTCTGTCCCTGGAACAAATTCAGCAAGCCGACGGATAAGGAAGACTTCCAGCCTCGGCACAACCTGGACAACAGCGACCTGGCGGAACTTTTCCTTTGGTCGGAAGATGAATTCCTCAAGCGCACCGAAGGCTCGGCCATTCGGCGCACCGGCTACGAAGGCTGGCTCAGGAATCTGGCAGTCGGACTGGGAAATGCGCCATCAACCATTCCCGTGGTTGAGGCCCTGCGGCAACGAGCCGACCATCCCTCGGAGCTGGTGCGGGAGCATGTGCAATGGGCACTGAGGCAGCATGGAATCACGAGTTAA
- the orn gene encoding oligoribonuclease — MASSDRLVWIDLEMTGLDPDKERIIEIATIVTDSDLNTIAEGPVLAVHQPDSLLEAMDEWCTRTHGESGLTQRVKESSVSDADAERQTLEFLEQHLEQGQSPLCGNSIGQDRRFLVRYMPALEAFFHYRNLDVSTIKELARRWRPDVLKGVEKKGSHLALDDIRDSINELRHYREHFFRLDE; from the coding sequence ATGGCTTCATCTGACCGTCTGGTCTGGATCGATCTGGAAATGACCGGGCTCGATCCGGATAAGGAACGCATTATTGAGATTGCAACCATCGTCACCGATTCCGATCTCAACACCATTGCCGAGGGGCCTGTGCTGGCGGTGCATCAGCCGGACAGTTTGCTGGAGGCCATGGATGAATGGTGTACGCGAACCCACGGGGAGAGCGGGCTGACGCAGCGCGTCAAAGAAAGCTCGGTCAGCGATGCAGATGCCGAGCGCCAGACCCTCGAATTCCTCGAACAGCATCTGGAGCAGGGGCAGTCCCCACTGTGCGGCAACAGCATTGGCCAGGACCGTCGTTTTCTAGTGCGCTATATGCCAGCGTTGGAGGCTTTCTTTCACTATCGTAATCTCGATGTCAGCACGATCAAGGAGCTGGCGCGCCGCTGGCGGCCGGATGTACTCAAAGGCGTGGAGAAGAAGGGCTCGCACCTGGCGCTGGACGATATTCGGGATTCAATCAACGAGTTACGGCATTACCGAGAGCATTTTTTTCGGTTGGATGAGTAA
- a CDS encoding NAD(P)H-hydrate dehydratase: protein MSAAESSSLPESLYTADGVQALDRCAIDEFGVPGFELMQRAARSGFRQLARHWPNAKTVLVLCGAGNNGGDGYLVAAAACRQGLEVRCVAVADPAKLKGDALTAYETAQDIGLDIEQYETLGESDLTDRLAAADVVVDALLGTGITGALRQPFDRVIAQLNASGRPVLAIDVPSGLNASTGWIESDAVKAGVTVTFIGLKAGLLTGKGPDVSGDVIFDVLGVPGEIASRVDPVARRVDWNAVASRLPVRSRGAHKGHCGHVLVVAGERGFGGAALLTAEAAARTGAGLVTLATRPEHVAPALARCPSLLVHGLTHGNELEALLQAADGVVFGPGAGQGAWGQQMLQRIMDFDGPVLMDADGLNMLSSRAPGRHDNWILTPHPGEAARLLGVENKAVNSDRLGAIQQMEQRYGGVVLLKGAGTLVYAADMGAPVLVQGGNPGMATGGMGDVLSGIIGSLAVQGIAPSEAAVIGASLHAEAADRAALDKGFMGLLPMDVIDRIPQVLGEAEGVLIPLGYR, encoded by the coding sequence ATGAGCGCTGCTGAAAGTTCCAGTTTACCAGAGAGCTTGTACACTGCGGATGGGGTGCAAGCGCTCGATCGATGCGCCATAGATGAATTCGGGGTGCCCGGCTTCGAGCTGATGCAGCGCGCGGCCCGATCCGGCTTTAGACAGTTGGCACGGCATTGGCCTAATGCCAAGACGGTGCTGGTACTTTGCGGTGCCGGGAATAACGGCGGTGACGGCTATTTGGTGGCCGCAGCAGCCTGCCGTCAAGGGTTGGAGGTGCGCTGTGTTGCGGTCGCGGATCCGGCGAAGTTGAAAGGCGACGCTCTGACGGCTTACGAAACGGCCCAGGACATCGGGCTCGATATTGAACAATACGAGACCCTCGGAGAAAGCGACCTGACGGATCGCCTCGCTGCCGCCGATGTCGTTGTCGATGCCCTGTTAGGTACTGGCATCACCGGTGCGTTGCGCCAGCCATTCGATCGGGTGATCGCCCAGCTCAACGCCAGCGGTCGCCCGGTATTGGCGATCGATGTGCCGTCAGGATTGAACGCATCGACGGGCTGGATCGAGAGCGATGCCGTCAAGGCTGGGGTGACCGTGACCTTTATCGGTTTGAAGGCTGGCTTGTTGACAGGTAAGGGGCCGGACGTTTCCGGTGACGTGATATTCGATGTCTTGGGGGTTCCCGGAGAAATAGCCTCGCGGGTAGACCCCGTTGCCCGCCGCGTGGACTGGAATGCGGTAGCTTCGCGACTACCGGTGCGGTCTCGCGGGGCGCACAAAGGTCATTGCGGCCACGTTCTGGTGGTGGCCGGTGAGCGCGGTTTCGGCGGCGCGGCGCTGCTGACGGCGGAAGCCGCAGCTCGAACCGGAGCGGGCCTGGTCACGCTGGCCACTCGGCCGGAGCATGTGGCGCCGGCGCTAGCTCGCTGTCCGAGTCTGCTGGTTCATGGCTTGACCCACGGCAACGAGCTGGAAGCGTTGCTGCAAGCGGCCGATGGTGTGGTCTTCGGGCCGGGAGCCGGTCAGGGGGCATGGGGGCAGCAGATGCTGCAGCGGATCATGGACTTCGACGGCCCCGTCTTGATGGATGCAGACGGGCTGAATATGCTGTCGTCTCGCGCACCCGGGCGGCACGACAACTGGATTCTGACGCCCCACCCCGGCGAAGCGGCCCGCCTGCTAGGGGTCGAGAACAAGGCGGTAAACAGTGATCGTCTCGGCGCTATCCAGCAAATGGAGCAACGTTACGGCGGCGTGGTGCTTCTCAAAGGCGCGGGAACGCTGGTTTATGCCGCCGATATGGGTGCTCCGGTTCTGGTCCAGGGCGGCAACCCGGGCATGGCCACCGGCGGCATGGGCGATGTGCTTTCGGGAATTATCGGCTCCCTGGCGGTACAGGGTATAGCGCCGTCCGAGGCAGCGGTGATTGGTGCAAGCCTTCACGCGGAGGCGGCTGACCGGGCGGCCCTGGATAAAGGTTTTATGGGGTTGCTGCCGATGGACGTGATAGATCGGATTCCTCAGGTGTTGGGCGAGGCTGAGGGCGTGTTGATTCCGCTTGGCTATCGTTGA
- a CDS encoding N-acetylmuramoyl-L-alanine amidase: MSSMRQFSLTGLFLQIVVLILVATGVQAGGAVNSARIWPAPDHTRLVLDLGNAVEHTIFALQNPDRLVIDIENTTLQANLETLDLSGSPIRRIRSAPRNGNDLRVVLDLKSEIKPRSFQLEPNQQYGHRLVLDLIDENGLRRSEPRQPVLSDNRDGKRDVIVVIDAGHGGEDPGAIGPSGTREKDVVLRLSRRIKELVDAQPGFKARLTRDGDYYVDLRSRTLLARKQNADLFISVHADAFRTSQPRGASVFALSQRGATSETARWLARNENRSDLIGGVGGVSLGDKNDVLAGVLLDLSMTASINASVGVGDYVLRNLGNVARLHKSGVEQAAFVVLKSPDIPSILVEAGFISNPQEEKNLQSSSYQDKLARAIWQGISAYFNDTPPPGTLLAWKKRNDGGVASYRIQRGDTLSDVARRYSTTVSRIKEINNLNSDQVVIGQTISVPTS; encoded by the coding sequence ATGAGCAGTATGAGGCAGTTTTCGCTGACGGGATTGTTCCTGCAGATTGTGGTGTTAATCCTCGTGGCGACAGGCGTTCAAGCAGGCGGGGCTGTGAACAGCGCGCGCATCTGGCCGGCGCCGGACCATACCCGGTTAGTGCTCGATTTAGGCAATGCCGTCGAACACACCATTTTTGCGCTGCAGAATCCGGATCGGTTGGTCATCGACATTGAGAATACGACCTTGCAGGCAAATCTGGAGACGTTGGATTTGTCCGGCAGCCCGATTCGCCGTATTCGCAGTGCGCCACGCAACGGCAACGACCTGCGTGTCGTGCTTGACCTCAAGTCCGAAATCAAGCCCCGCAGCTTTCAATTGGAGCCGAACCAGCAATATGGCCATCGCCTGGTGCTGGATCTTATCGATGAAAACGGGCTTCGGCGCAGCGAGCCGCGTCAGCCCGTACTCAGTGACAACAGGGATGGCAAGCGGGATGTTATCGTCGTCATCGATGCGGGTCACGGGGGAGAGGATCCTGGCGCTATTGGCCCCAGCGGCACGCGTGAAAAAGACGTCGTTCTGCGGCTTTCGCGAAGGATAAAGGAACTGGTGGACGCCCAGCCGGGCTTCAAGGCCCGGCTTACCCGGGATGGCGACTACTATGTCGATCTTCGCAGCCGGACGCTGCTGGCACGAAAGCAGAATGCCGATCTCTTTATCTCCGTGCATGCAGACGCTTTTCGTACCTCACAGCCCCGGGGTGCATCGGTGTTTGCGTTATCCCAGCGCGGAGCCACCAGTGAGACCGCGCGCTGGTTGGCGCGCAACGAGAATCGGTCCGACCTGATCGGCGGCGTCGGTGGGGTGTCGCTGGGAGACAAAAATGACGTGCTCGCGGGCGTTCTGCTGGACCTGTCAATGACAGCCAGCATCAATGCCAGCGTGGGCGTCGGGGACTATGTGCTACGTAATCTCGGCAATGTTGCCCGTCTGCACAAATCCGGCGTAGAGCAGGCCGCGTTCGTGGTTCTCAAATCACCCGACATTCCGTCGATTCTGGTGGAAGCGGGCTTCATCTCCAATCCCCAGGAGGAGAAAAACCTGCAATCCTCCAGTTATCAAGACAAACTGGCGCGGGCTATCTGGCAAGGTATCTCTGCCTATTTCAACGACACTCCGCCACCCGGCACCCTGCTAGCCTGGAAAAAGCGCAATGACGGCGGGGTTGCCTCCTACCGCATCCAGCGTGGGGATACGCTTTCCGACGTGGCGCGTCGCTACTCAACGACCGTGAGTCGGATCAAGGAAATCAATAATCTGAACAGCGACCAGGTCGTCATCGGCCAGACTATTAGCGTTCCTACCTCCTGA
- the tsaE gene encoding tRNA (adenosine(37)-N6)-threonylcarbamoyltransferase complex ATPase subunit type 1 TsaE → MECAPVSKAELSVHLPDESSTEQLGALLVQALRTAGEGCVLHLSGDLGAGKTTFSRGVIRSLGHTGAVKSPTYTLVEPYEELQPPVYHFDLYRLGDPEELEYMGIRDYLENGAVCLIEWPERGEGILPAADCAIALTMAGAGRQARLTAGTPAGQQLLDTLYTSLNSGWIS, encoded by the coding sequence ATGGAGTGTGCTCCCGTGAGCAAAGCCGAGCTGAGTGTTCATTTGCCTGACGAGTCGTCCACAGAGCAACTCGGGGCGTTGCTGGTTCAGGCCTTGCGGACAGCGGGTGAGGGCTGTGTTCTGCATTTGAGCGGCGACCTTGGGGCGGGTAAAACCACCTTCAGCAGGGGGGTTATTCGTAGCCTTGGCCACACCGGCGCTGTCAAAAGCCCAACCTACACCCTGGTGGAGCCTTACGAAGAGCTTCAGCCACCGGTTTATCACTTTGATCTCTACCGGTTGGGTGACCCTGAAGAACTGGAATACATGGGTATTCGTGACTATCTCGAAAACGGTGCTGTGTGCCTGATCGAGTGGCCGGAGCGGGGCGAGGGCATTCTGCCTGCAGCGGATTGTGCGATCGCCCTAACGATGGCCGGAGCTGGTCGCCAGGCTCGGCTGACTGCGGGTACACCCGCAGGGCAGCAACTTCTGGACACACTTTATACAAGCCTGAATAGCGGCTGGATCAGCTAA